The Streptomyces sp. GSL17-111 region CACGCCTCCCTGGCCCTCTCCTCCGGCAGCGACATCGCTGGCGCGGGCAGCGACTTCCGGCGCGAACCGCTGCTCTCCCCGCACAACATGTACCTGCTCGTCCTCAGCGAGCAGGGGCTCGTCGGGCTGCTCGCCCTCGGCGGCTGCTGGGCCGCTCTCGCGGTGTGCGCCGTGCGCCGGCTGCGCACCGGCCCCGCCCCGCCCGGCGCGCCCGGGGGCCGGTGGACGGAACGGGACTGCGGACTGCTCGCCGTGGGCATGCTCTGCTGGCAGCTCGTCGACTTCCTCTACGCCGACATCGGAGGCCCCTCCACGGCGCTGACGGGCGTCGTCTTCGGGTTCGTCGCCTGGTGGGCGCTGGCGGCCCGCCCGGCCGGCGAGCCCGGCCCCGCCACAGGGACGGCGGTCGCCCGGTGACCGACGTGACCACCGCACGGCCCCACGCCACGGAACCGGCCGGCCCCGACCCCGCCCCGGCGCCGCCGTCCGGCTCACCGCTGGGGCGGATCCTCGCCCGCGCCGCCGCCCTCACGGCCCTGCTGACGGCGGCCGGCGCGCTGCTGGGACTCGTGCGCGACCAGACCATCGCGCACCTCTTCGGCGCGGGCAGCGGCACCGACGCCTTCCTGGTGGCCTGGACCCTGCCCGAGATGGCGGCGACCCTCCTCATCGAGGACGCCATGGCCCTGCTCCTCGTACCCGCCTTCAGCCTGGCCCTCTCCCGCCGCGCCGCCGCCGACGCCCCCACGGACCCGGTACGGGACCTCGTGGCGGCCACTCTCCCCCGGCTCCTGCTCGCCCTCGGCGCCGCCACCACCCTCCTCGTCCTCGCCGCGCCCCTGCTCGTGAGCACCCTCGCGCCCGGGCTGGACGAGCCCGGACTGGCGGTGGACTGCACCCGGCTGACCGCGCTGACCGTGCTGGCGTTCGGCGTCGCCGGGTACTTCAGCGCCGCCCTGCGCGCCCACCGCAGCTTCGCCCCGCCCGCCGCCATCTACGCCGCCTACAACCTGACCATCATCGCCACCGTCATCGCCTGCCACACCGTCCTCGGCGTCCGGGCCGCGGCGCTCGGCGTCGCCCTGGGCGGCGGCCTGATGGCCCTCGTACAACTCCCCTTCGTCCTGCGCCACCTCGCCGCCCGACGGCGCGAGCGCGTCCGGGGCCGACCGGCGTTCAGGCGGCGCACCGCTCGCCGCACGGCGGACCCGGCCGCCCGGCCGACGCTGCTGGGCGCCGCCCTGCTCGCCCCGGTCATCCTCTTCTGCGTCGGACGGCAGTCGCAGGTGCTGATCGAGCGGTACCTCGCCTCCTCGCTGCCCGCCGGAGCCATCTCGCACCTCAACTACGCGCAGAAGGTCGCGCAGATGCCGATGGTGCTCTCCCTGATGATCTGCACCGTCACCTTCCCCGTCGTGGCCCGGGCCATGGCCGACGGCGCCGCCGAGCAGGCCCGGCGCCGCGTCGAACGCGACCTGCACCTCGCGGCCGTCGTCGTCCTCCTCGGCGCCGCCTACGTGCTGGCCTGCGCGCCGCAGATCATCCAGCTCCTCTTCCAGCGCGGTGCCTTCGGCCCGGAGGACACCGCCGCCACCGCCTCGGTGATGCGGGTGTACGCCACCGGGCTGCTCGGCCACAGCCTCGTCGGCGCGCTGGTGCGCCCGTTCTTCTCCGCCGCCCGCCCCACCTGGTACCCGGCCCTCGCGATGGCCGCCGGGATGACCGTCACCGTGGCGGCCGGGGTGTGGACGGCCCCGCACTTCGGCATCCACGGCATCGCCGCCGCCAACGCCGCCGGGATCACCCTCACGGCGGCCCTGCTACTGCACGGACTCGGTAGCCGCATCATCCCCCTCGACGTCCCCCGCATGGTCTCCGGGCTCGTCCGGCTCCTCGCGGCCGCCGCCGTCGCCGCCCTCGCCGCCTGGGCCGTCGCGGGCCTGTGCCCCGGCCCGCTGACCGCCGCGTCGGCCGGGGGAGCGGCCCTCGTGGCCGCGTTCGCCGGCGCGGGCCTCCTCCTGCGCGCGCCGGAGGTGGCCGGGCCCGTCGCGGCGGGCCTGCGTCGCGCCGCCCGCCGGCCCGCCCCCGGCCCGGCGGCGGCCACCACGACGCGGCCGCCCGAAACCGACCGCTGACCGCACCGTCCGCCCGACCGCTTCCGTCCGCCCACCTCGAAGGAGGCAGCCATGTCCGCCGACCCGGCAGCCGCCGCCGCATCCGCCGGCCCCCCGGTCACCGCACCGCCGAACCCCACCCCCGCCGCCCCCGCCCGGCCCGGCCGCCCGCACGGCGACCGGCCCCGCACCGCCCCCGGCCGTCCGCGCGTACCCGCCCCCGCCCATCGGGGGCGGCGCGCCGCCGCCCCCTGGGTCCTCATGTACCACTCCGTCGACGACTGCGCCGAGGACCCCTACGGCATCACCGTCCCGCCCGCCCGTCTCGAACGGCAGCTCGCCTGGCTCGGCCGCCGCGGGCTGACCGGCGTGGGGGTCGGCGAACTGCTCCGCGCCCACGCCGCCGGACGGTCGCGCGGACTCGTCGGCCTCACCTTCGACGACGGGTACGCCGACTTCACCGAACACGCCCTCCCGCTGCTGCGCCGGCACGCCTGCACGGCCACCGTCTTCGTCCTGCCCGGACGACTCGGCGGTGACAACGCCTGGGACGCCGACGGACCGCGCAAGCCGCTGCTGGACGCCGACGGCATCCGCGCCGTCGCCGCCGCCGGCATGGAGGTCGGCTCCCACGGGCTCCTGCACGAGCGGCTGACGACCGTCGGCGACGCCGTCCTGCACGAGGAGACGCACCGCAGCCGCGCCCTGCTGCACGACCTCCTCGGCACGCCGCCCGCCGGGTTCTGCTACCCGTACGGCGCCGTCGACTCCCGCGCCGTACGGGCCGTGCGGGCGGCCGGATACGCCTACGCCTGCGCCGTGGACCCCGGACCGCTCACCGGACCGCACGCGCTGCCGCGCGTCCACGTCGGCGCCCGGGACACCGCGTTGCGGCTGCGGGCCAAACAACTGCTGCACCCGCTGCGACGCCCGGCGCTGCCCGAGGACGCGTGATGAGGGTCCTGCACGTCATCACCGGACTCGGCGTGGGCGGGGCCGAGCAGCAACTGCGGCTGCTCCTGCGGCACCTGCCGGTGGGCTGCGACGTCGTCGCCCTCACCAACCCCGGCTCCGTCGCCGAGGGCATCAGGCGGGACGGACACCGCGTCGCCCACCTGGGCATGACGGGAAACCGCGACCTGTCCGCCCTGCCCCGCCTGACCCGGCTGATCCGGGACGGCGGCTACGACCTCGTCCACACCCACCTCTACCGGGCCTGCGTGTACGGCAGGACGGCCGCCCGGATGGCGGGTGTGCGGGCCGTCGTGGCGACGGAACACTCCCTCGGCAGCGCCCAGATCGAGGGCCGGCCGCTCACCCGGTCCGCCCGCGCCCTGTACCTGGCGAGCGAACGCCTGGGCGGCGCCACCGTCGCCGTCTCGGAGACCGTGGCCCGCAGGCTGCGCGAGTGGGGCGTGCCGGGACAGCGCATCGAGACCGTCCCCAACGGCATCGAGCCCGCCCGCTTCCGCTTCCATCCAGCCGCCCGGCGCCGGGCCCGGGCGCTGCTCGGCCTGGCGCAGGACGCCTTCGTCGTCGGCGGCGTCGGGCGGCTGGTGCCGGGCAAGCGCTTCGACGTCCTGGTGCGGGCCGTGGCCGCGCTGCCGGACGCCCGGCTGCTGCTGGTGGGCGACGGCCCGCAGCGCGAGGCCCTCCTGCGGCTGGCCGCCGCACTGGGCGCCGCCGACCGCGTCGTGCTCACCGGTGAGCGGGACGGCGCGGTGGCCGAGCACGGCGGCCACGAGCCGGGGCTGCCCGCCCTGCTGGCCGCCATGGACGTCTTCGTCTCCTCCTCCCCGGAGGAGTCGTTCGGCCTGGCCGCCCTGGAGGCACTAGCCGCCGGCCTGCCCGTCCGGCACGTCACCTGCCCCGCCGTGGACGAACTGCCCGCGTCCGCCGCGCCCGACGCCCGGCGCATCCGCCCCGGCGTCCCCGAACTCGTCGCCGAACTGCGGGCCGTGCGGGATGAGGCGCTGCCGCGCCGCCCCGTCCCCGCCGCCGTCCGCCGCTACGACATCGCCCGCAGCGCCGACCGGCTGATGGACGTCTACACGTCCGTACGTGCCCGCGTCGACGCCGCTCCCCTCCTTCCCGCCCCCGCCCCGAGGTGAACCGGCATGCCCGCCACCGACACCACTGAGACCAAGACCGCCAAGACCGCCAAGCCTGCTGAGCCTGCTGAGACCGCCAAGGCCACCAGGACCA contains the following coding sequences:
- a CDS encoding glycosyltransferase translates to MRVLHVITGLGVGGAEQQLRLLLRHLPVGCDVVALTNPGSVAEGIRRDGHRVAHLGMTGNRDLSALPRLTRLIRDGGYDLVHTHLYRACVYGRTAARMAGVRAVVATEHSLGSAQIEGRPLTRSARALYLASERLGGATVAVSETVARRLREWGVPGQRIETVPNGIEPARFRFHPAARRRARALLGLAQDAFVVGGVGRLVPGKRFDVLVRAVAALPDARLLLVGDGPQREALLRLAAALGAADRVVLTGERDGAVAEHGGHEPGLPALLAAMDVFVSSSPEESFGLAALEALAAGLPVRHVTCPAVDELPASAAPDARRIRPGVPELVAELRAVRDEALPRRPVPAAVRRYDIARSADRLMDVYTSVRARVDAAPLLPAPAPR
- a CDS encoding lipid II flippase MurJ — translated: MTDVTTARPHATEPAGPDPAPAPPSGSPLGRILARAAALTALLTAAGALLGLVRDQTIAHLFGAGSGTDAFLVAWTLPEMAATLLIEDAMALLLVPAFSLALSRRAAADAPTDPVRDLVAATLPRLLLALGAATTLLVLAAPLLVSTLAPGLDEPGLAVDCTRLTALTVLAFGVAGYFSAALRAHRSFAPPAAIYAAYNLTIIATVIACHTVLGVRAAALGVALGGGLMALVQLPFVLRHLAARRRERVRGRPAFRRRTARRTADPAARPTLLGAALLAPVILFCVGRQSQVLIERYLASSLPAGAISHLNYAQKVAQMPMVLSLMICTVTFPVVARAMADGAAEQARRRVERDLHLAAVVVLLGAAYVLACAPQIIQLLFQRGAFGPEDTAATASVMRVYATGLLGHSLVGALVRPFFSAARPTWYPALAMAAGMTVTVAAGVWTAPHFGIHGIAAANAAGITLTAALLLHGLGSRIIPLDVPRMVSGLVRLLAAAAVAALAAWAVAGLCPGPLTAASAGGAALVAAFAGAGLLLRAPEVAGPVAAGLRRAARRPAPGPAAATTTRPPETDR
- a CDS encoding polysaccharide deacetylase family protein, whose translation is MYHSVDDCAEDPYGITVPPARLERQLAWLGRRGLTGVGVGELLRAHAAGRSRGLVGLTFDDGYADFTEHALPLLRRHACTATVFVLPGRLGGDNAWDADGPRKPLLDADGIRAVAAAGMEVGSHGLLHERLTTVGDAVLHEETHRSRALLHDLLGTPPAGFCYPYGAVDSRAVRAVRAAGYAYACAVDPGPLTGPHALPRVHVGARDTALRLRAKQLLHPLRRPALPEDA